TTGGCATCAGGCCCGCAGCAAGCGGAGCAGGTAAGGGCCCCGGGGCCGCGCGCTGACGCCAGGGAGGCAGCTGCCAGCCAACCCCAGAGGCCGGCACAGGGGTTTAGCGCGACGAGTCCCAGCAAGCCCTCTCCACACCCCAGCTTTCCTGGGAACAGAAATAGTGGCCCCCCTGGAGTGGGGGTGCAGGGGGGCAGgtttccagggaaggcaggaaagcAACTCAGAGCGATGGGAAATCATccctgagtcacctgggagcggggcggggatgggggcatctgagggtgggggcggggactcGGGGCGGCTAGGCGCGGAAAGGGGGGTTGGTGGGAGTAGGGGACGCGGGGTCGGGAAGGCGCCAAGCGCCCGGCTGCAGcagcctcctgcccccaccctggcCCTTTGCAGGTCTGCCGAACTAAGTGTGGCGGCGGCGCACTCGTAGCGAGGATCAGAAGGAGCAAGAGACAGCGAGGATAGGCCCAGGTCAGTGCCGGGAGCAGTGCAGGGGAGGAAGGGGACTGGTGCACAGCCCAGCCTGAGATCCCTTGCTAACTTCCCCAGACCCCATGCCCCGTCCTCCATTTTGGTGCCTGCTGCGCTCTGGGAAAGAATcctgggaaaagaaaaatggtgGGCTTTGGgtttgagggagggagggaaaaggagagCGCTGGGAAAGAGGTCAAATTGAAGGCTCCCCAGAAGGCGCACGAAGCGCCtgaggtggggaaaaaaaaattttttttttaatctttactatCAGGACTCTGAATCCTGCTGGTCAGTGCACCAAGCATTCAGTGTCTCTCCTTGCCTTTGTCTTACTTGTTCAAAGAAAAATAAccgggggaaaaaaatctcatcatGGCTAATATCCACCAGGAAAACGAAGAAATGGAGCAACCCGTGCAGAACGGAGAGGAAGACCGCCCTTTGGGAGGGGGCGAAGGCCACCAGCCAGAAAGAAATCATAGACGGGGACAGGCTCGCCGACTTGCCCCTAATTTCCGATGGGTTATACCCAATAGACAGGTCAATGATGGGATGGGTGGAGAGGGAGACGATATGGAAATATTCATGGAGGAGATGAGAGAAATCAGGAGAAAACTTAGGGAGCTGCAGTTGAGGAATTGTCTGCGTATCCTTATGGGGGAGCTCTCTAATCACCATGACCATCATGATGAATTTTGCCTTATGCCTTGACTCCTGCCATTTCCATGAGATTAATACTGTGATTTCCACTGTTGTTCTGTTTTTccttgcattttcctgataatgCCTTTACTGATCCGTTTGCTGTGAACCTTATGTAATTTCAGTGTGTCAGGTGGGTTCTGTGTTACCAGCTTCTAATTGCAGATTGCCTTGGCATCCAATCTAAGTTTCTGTCAACAGTAAAGTTTCAcccatttgcatggaaaaatGTAAAGttaataaagtaattaaaaagcaatttatacatttattattgtctgattaaagaaaaaatacatgaacCCTTCAAAAATCTGAAATCACATATCCCAGGATGGTAATTGGAGCACATTTCTCTGTGGTTGGATAAtacatgacttttttttcatttattatctgGGATTTTAGAAGCAATGAGAATAGTTTTTCAATGAGTCTGTGAATGAACATAATTACTGGTTCAGCAGACTTAAAGAAAAGTGAACTTTAAGTATCTTCCAGCCTTAACTGGAAGTAAACCCTCCCTTTATTACAGATACATTCCTGTAAAGAGTCagtcttctcttctgtgaaatgggataaATAATGTCTGCCTTAGAGGGCTGCCGAATGGAATACATGAGGTGTGGAACTGTTGGCCTGCCTCCTATGCAACTCCCCAGCATTTAACAGGACCCTGGCTCTCATCAGATCCTTGGGCAGTACTAAGGGGAATTTTCACCCAGGCTCACAGCAGGAAAAATAGGTGGGTTCCACTCTGTCATTCCAGTCATATTTGCGGTACCACTACCTCCCTGATTACTGCCATGTCAGTTGggcattctttcctttctgctggCTCCTATTTCAGTTCATGTTGACGATGTGCTGGAGTCCACAAGGTAACAAAAACCTACTGATCTGTCTGTAGTCCCTGGTGAGATAAATCCCCCCTTTGACTTCTATAAAAGTTGTGGGAGAAGGCCTTCATCCTCACTTTGGAGTTATATTTACCAGTGAGTACTATTGCCATGGTTCTTGTTCTTAACATTGGTTCTGAACAAGACCCTTTTGGttttactctgtccatgggattctccaggtaagaatactggagtgggttgccatgcccttcttcagggaatcttcctgacccagggatcgaacccatgacccTTAAGTCTtttccattggcaggcaggttctttaccactagtgccacatggaaagcttcaacagatatttaattattttaactgaTTCATTAATAGAGTTCAGAAACCAGCTTAATACTGTTCCTAAGTGACTGTCCTTAATTAAGTGgcctagtgaaaagtgaaagtggctcagtcatgtccaactctttgcaaccccatagactatacagtccatggaattctccaggccagaatactggagtgggtagcctttcccttctccaggggatcttcccagcccagggatcgaacccaggtctcccagttgcaggtggattctttaccagctgagccacaggggaagctcaagaatactggagtgggtagcctatcccttctccagcagatcttcccaacccaggaatcgaaccagggtctcttgcattagcaggtggattctttaccaactgagctatcagggaagctcaatcACCTgaaggaaatgttaaaaaaaagcttTCACTTGGGTGCCCCAAGGAACCCTGTGTCATTCCTTGAATCACCTGATCATTAACTACTGTTTTGACAGTTGCTCAGGTGATtctgcttccctgggggctcaacagtaaaagaacccgcctgctaatggaGGAGGCATGGgattgattcctggcttgggcatatcccctggagaaggaaatggcaacccactccagtattcttgcctggagaattccatggacagaggagcctggtgggctatagtccatgggtcacacagagtcagacatgattgagcacacatgcaggtgattctgatacatcTGAGTTTTGCCAGCATAGGCATGGAGAAACACTGACAGTGATGACACCATTTTACAAACATTGTGATCtgatttgcttatttaatttcacaAGGAATGTACCTTTCCAAATTTTAATATTTCCAAAATTGGGATTGCATTAAACAATGTATGTCTGTATTTAAACCAGTAcctttttttacattcttttgttccctgtgctgtacagaaggACCTTGTTGCTAAACCAGTACTGTTTTTTTTACCTTTCCAAATATCCTGTTAAGTTAATGCACTATTAtagttaattattaataataattatatgacTATTAAATAAATTAGGCATTATCTTTTCTGTGCAAGCCTGTGCCCTTTTATAACAATGCTTTTGTCTTAATTACTCTGGAGCTCAATTTCCAGCAGTGTCTGATGTAGATATTTAATAACataataattcatttaattattattaaagcTTTTAGCAATTATAACTtatctaaaataatatataacaataaTTAACATTGGTTCTTTGTGAGTTGTTTATTTCTTTACACTCGTTTTAAAAGTTTCTATGAGAAACATTTGAAGATGAAatactttttataattatttgtgtTATACAAGATGATTAGACATATTTGGATTatgcagaaatataaagaaaaatataaacaaaaccatAATCTAATTATCCAAAGAAAGTACAatttacaaaaattataaaattttttattatcatCCTATACTAGTCATGATTAAACCAGATTTAGTCATAATTAAACTACTCATGATTAAACTTAGTCATGATTAGACCTCTTAAGAGAAATATTGCCTCTTTCACAGCCCCTGCCAAGAAGACATGTTTAActtgttatgtttattttttgtcttcttaCCACTCTTCAAAGCTAATTGGATCATATTTGACCTACttttcagttgttgttcagtcactcagtcatgtctgactctttgggaaaccatggactgcagcactccagcacgctagggttccctgtccttcactaatctcccagagtttgctcaaactcatgtccataaattgatgatgccatccaaccgtctcatgcttgtcattcccttttcctcctgccttcaatctttcccagcatcagtgtcttttccaataggtctgctctttgcattaggtgggcaaaatattggagcttcagcatcagtccttccaatgaatattcaggcttgatttcctttaggattgagtggtttgaactccttgctgtccaagggactcaagggTCTGCTtcagaaccacaatttgaaagcatcaattctttggtgctcagccttctttatggtccaactctgacatccgtacatgactactggaaaaagcatacctttgattatatggacctttgccagcagagtgatatctctcctttttaatacactgtctaggtttatcatgcttttattccaaagagtaagcgtcttttcatttcatggctgcagtcaccatctgcagtgattttggaacccaagaaaataaaaactttcattTAGCTCCtgtttttcaaaactgaaaataacagTCATATTTCAGCAAGCCAACTCTCAGTGGGCAAATTTGGGAACGTTACATGAATACATTTAGTTAATAGAACTAATTTATTtctatatgaaatttaaaagttgTCTAGTGAGTAGAAAAAGGACTGATTACAGGAATGAAATGGACAAAATCCTATGTCTATTCCCTGTATCCTTCCCTAATATCATGTATTTCATATAATAAATGTGCTGATTTTGTTTAGAATgatctcatttaaaaattttcatgcaTATAACATGAAATGTAATTGCTGTCTTGTGTAACCAGTCAAAATGCTTTCTAAGTAATATAAACATACATAACCAAATGAATAAGGCATCTCTATAAATCTGAAAATCttaacatttatttgtatttttaatttttgctcaaacattgttttaaaagttaTGATTAGCCTGTTCAGAAATTTACTCTTTCCTGTGTAGccaatggaaaatattttccatttagttCCCACAAATGGAATGAGCATTATTATGTTTCTGATTGTAAAATATGCCTCCTAaagtggttttgttgttgttgttttgaaacagaagagaaaatatattaagaagacaaattttaaatcttgatttcagcacGTTTCCTTTACTGAAATCACATGCATAGATTAAAGTTTTTATCTAGTTTTCCTAAATTAGCAAGATTACTTAATCTCTGATtaaagtttgatttttaaaagaggaagcaGGAATTCCTGGGTTGTCTAGTGGTTAGGTTCTGCACTTCCAccgcagagggcacaggtttgatctctggtcatgagctaagatctcacatgctgcatggccaaaaaaataaaaaacaagaggaagcaaactaaatgtatCAGTCAACTTAAAGACAATGAAAAACTTGATGAAAACTTGTTGAAAAAGCACCAATAAACAAGAAtaatgaatttcaaaatatttttgaatcatTTAGCTGGCAAtatgttgtttactcactaagttgtgtccagctcttttgggaccccatggattgtagccccgccaggcatctctgtccatgagatttcccgggcaagaaatctggagtgggttgccatttccttctcaagggatcttcctgagccagggattgaacctgtgtataCTGTGCAAGaggcatttcctgcattgcaggcagattctttacccctgagccacgtgggaagcagCTAGCAATATAAACAGTGGTTTTTATCATCACAATGCCTGTTATTTCTCTCTATTTATtagtaaaatggagacaataattTCCAGGGCTGCTGTGAGAACCAAGATAGGTAAAGAGCATGTGAACTGGCACAGGCAGGATTCAAGTCCCTCAGATTCCCCTCCGTTGCTGGAAGTAGCATCCAAACTGAGTATCACAAGCCCACTCCATTCCTCTGCTGTGGTGAGCCACCTCCACCCTCCATCATTACAGATTTCTCTGGACACCTCAGTGTCCCAGTTTGCCCCTTGTAGAGTTGTGCATAAAGATCCTCTACCTGACTTAGAATTGTACTAGCTTAGGTGAGTACTATCTTAATGATGCTTGGACCATGGTGTGCTGTATATTTTTAGCAAAAAGTTCTTTTTCTCAGTATGTGTCTATGGTTTATTGTGTATGCAACAAGCCCCCTCTTCTCCATAACATTCAGATATTAAGGGCTCAGTCTTGCTTTTTATTCACTCTGACAATCTCTATCATGTCATTAGAGGGCTTAGACAATtttcatttaaagtgattatcaATATAGTTGTCCCACAACTCAGTAAtgcttgttcatttttaaattgaagtacaattTGTgcctcagcttgtaaagaatctgcctgcaatgtgggggacctgggtttgatccatgggttgggaagatcccctggagaagggaatggctacccactccagtattctggcctggagaattccatggactgtatagtcgatggggttgcaaagaatcgaaaacgactgagcgactttcatttcacaactgatttacagtattatgttagcttcaggtgcacagcacagtgattcagtatttttacagattatattccattcaAAGTTATTATAAGgtaatggctataattccttgTGCTGTAAAAATAAGGGTATGGAATTGAgatctattcatttttaaaatctttttctctctgcatTTCATTTTGAATTGTTTCTATTCCTATGTCTTCAGACTCACTAATCTTTTCTTCTGTAACATCTAATCTGCCATTAACCCCAtctaacatattttttaaatttcagacattgtagtttttatttctagatgttcaatttgggtcttttttttttcttttaacattttttgtgtTCTATGTCTCTTCAGTCTTTCCTCCAGCTTCTTGAACATAGGCAGTGCAGTTATATCTATTTTAATGTCCTTGTCTGATTGTACCATCTTTATCTTTTCTTGGTCAGTTTTGATCGATTGATTTCTTTTCTCCTCATAATGGGTTAGATTTTCCTGATTCTTTGCTGACCTGGCAATTGTTGACTGGATACCAGGTATTGTGAGTTTTACCTTTTGAGTGCTACATAGTTTTGTATCTCTGtaaatatggtttttattctggaACACAGCTAAGTTACTTGTAAACAGTTTGATctttttaggtttttattttaacctttgtAAGATGAGAACAAAGTAGTTCTCAAATTAGCTTAAGCTTAATTGTACCCCATTAATGAGGAAAAACTCGTCCAAACACTCTTTCTGATGTCCTGTGAATTATGAGATCTTCAAATCTGACTGGTAGGAGCAGGCACTATGTCCAAACTTCTATGCACTTAAGAAATTATTCTCTTTAATCCTTTTGGATGGTTCTTTTCCTGATCTGGGATCATTTGCTCACAGGTGTGTAATCAGTACTCGGATAAGTAgtcaagggctgctgctgctgctaagttgcccttcagtcatgtccgactctatgcaaccccatagatggcagcccaccaggctcccccgtccctgggattctccaggcaagaacgctggagtgggttgccatctccttctccagtgcatgaaagtgaaaagtgaaagtgaagttgctcagtcgtgtccaactcttagcgaccccatggactgcagcctaccaggctcctcggttcatgggatttcccaggcaagaatactggagtggggtgctatttccttctccttagtCAAGGGAGACCCTCTGTAAATCTCGAAAACTTTTTCTCTGTGGGCTCTTTCCTTTTTGGTACTCTGTCTTGCAACCTCTAGCCGCCTTGGACTCCCCAGATTCCCTTCTTATCCTAATCTATAGGATACCACCAGGCTCTCCATGGATTCTCACTTTCTACACTGTGGCCTGAAAACTTTCTTCAGGAAGTAGGCTGGGGCAATCATAAGAATAATCTCACTTTTTCCCAGTCTTTTAGGGACCACTGACCTCTGCTGCTTCATGTCCTGTGTCTGGAACAGGACAGTTCTTAGAATGTCTTGAACAGTTTGTTCATAGAATGAAAGGTGATTTGTTTGTTTCAGAATGAAACACTCTAAGTTACTTTATCCTGATCAGGAGCAGAAATTCTGATATATCTTGAATAAATGTTTAAAGTAGCCattatgactgtgtggatcctcAAGTCCTTAGCCTAATTCTACCCATAACTAAAGAATAACAGGCAAGTCACTTCATTTCTCTAGAGTCAAAGACTTGAATTTCCCAAGGAGCCTAGCAGGGGTAGTATGACACAG
This DNA window, taken from Bubalus kerabau isolate K-KA32 ecotype Philippines breed swamp buffalo chromosome X, PCC_UOA_SB_1v2, whole genome shotgun sequence, encodes the following:
- the BEX3 gene encoding protein BEX3 isoform X1, which codes for MANIHQENEEMEQPVQNGEEDRPLGGGEGHQPERNHRRGQARRLAPNFRWVIPNRQVNDGMGGEGDDMEIFMEEMREIRRKLRELQLRNCLRILMGELSNHHDHHDEFCLMP
- the BEX3 gene encoding protein BEX3 isoform X2, with protein sequence MEQPVQNGEEDRPLGGGEGHQPERNHRRGQARRLAPNFRWVIPNRQVNDGMGGEGDDMEIFMEEMREIRRKLRELQLRNCLRILMGELSNHHDHHDEFCLMP